Proteins from a single region of Leuconostoc gasicomitatum LMG 18811:
- the licT gene encoding BglG family transcription antiterminator LicT codes for MHVKKTFNNNVLLADNNGHEVVLIGKGIGFQKKVGQVIDESAVDKMYTPTEDRWLTLFDELINDISPKYFEIASQIIKVAEKKLNTKFNAYLLIAITDHIHFAVQRTRDKIVIRNELLWEIQHFYPTEYAVGQEALQMIDKLFGVQLADDEAGFIALKFVENRTSSQYHTDKGAQMTKLLSDIITIVQYQLQTHLDENSMSYQRFLVHLRFFVERITGSKKVNMSEETDDVLYAHVFKKYPQAFNCTQKITQFVKSTLNKNISLNEQVYVTIHIQRIINEMSQQS; via the coding sequence ATGCATGTAAAAAAAACATTTAATAATAACGTTCTGCTGGCAGACAATAACGGTCATGAAGTTGTTTTAATTGGCAAAGGGATAGGTTTTCAGAAAAAAGTTGGGCAGGTTATAGATGAATCAGCGGTTGACAAAATGTATACGCCGACAGAGGATCGTTGGTTAACTTTATTCGATGAATTGATTAACGATATTTCGCCGAAATATTTTGAAATTGCATCTCAAATTATAAAAGTGGCTGAAAAAAAACTGAATACAAAATTTAATGCTTACTTATTAATTGCCATTACGGATCATATTCATTTTGCTGTTCAGAGAACCAGGGATAAAATCGTTATCCGTAATGAACTATTATGGGAAATTCAGCATTTTTATCCAACAGAATATGCAGTTGGTCAAGAGGCACTGCAGATGATTGATAAATTGTTTGGTGTACAATTAGCAGATGATGAAGCGGGATTTATTGCACTAAAATTTGTCGAAAATCGTACATCTTCGCAGTATCATACAGATAAAGGTGCGCAAATGACAAAATTGCTAAGTGACATTATCACGATTGTACAGTATCAGTTGCAAACGCACCTTGATGAAAATTCAATGAGTTATCAGCGATTTCTTGTACATTTACGATTCTTTGTTGAGCGTATTACGGGTAGTAAAAAAGTGAACATGTCAGAAGAGACGGATGATGTCTTATATGCACATGTGTTTAAAAAATATCCGCAAGCATTTAATTGTACGCAAAAAATAACCCAGTTTGTCAAAAGTACGCTAAATAAAAATATTTCTTTGAACGAACAAGTTTATGTCACTATTCATATTCAAAGAATTATAAATGAAATGAGTCAACAAAGTTGA
- a CDS encoding FAD/NAD(P)-binding protein, giving the protein MQVAIIGAGPRGLAVAERLINLADDDTQIDVQIYDPYAIGGRVWDPAISQNEQFLMNTVIDQITLFNDESIENGGTPYPGPTMIQWLKQEASAFLASHSEFTEHYSIEASRLTKPDDFSSRGMMGVYAAWFFEWLTRRVRPNQTLNFTKQSVINVVKIGTMFQLELADGAQILADHVVMALGHSDDHLTEEETAFKAFAAQHHLKYVTPTHPSEADLSDFHENDTVIMRGLGLSFFDYVAALSLGKGGKFTRDGTGELVYEPSGHEPHVIAGSRGGFPLHARGVNEKLSGELYQPVFFTLSALNALRYAGNGHISYNSFENLIVKELTYKYWLNRLDSKDTQLTHKQIEDFKKALLTGKHLNETAKQFGLTHVPEFDIELIRNPARDLPEKVDYAAWFLDYLLADIKDARLGNKNAPYAGTFDIMRDIRDLVRDVIAQNYFSADDYEKFMTRFKPLDILVSVGPPLERVEQLKALIKAGIFEVTAANIKVTTVAGKFEAHDIRGQRFQGNALIEARLGSTDMAISRNPLVTNLKNSGMFVQPLRTRDDGSTYKLGAINVDPKTFEVIDASGVIIPHLYVYGIPLEGLKWFGTVIPRPGVNTVILREGAWIAKRILEQT; this is encoded by the coding sequence ATGCAAGTTGCAATTATTGGTGCTGGTCCGCGGGGACTTGCTGTTGCTGAACGTCTAATTAATTTAGCGGACGACGATACACAAATTGACGTTCAAATCTATGATCCATACGCTATCGGTGGCCGGGTGTGGGATCCAGCCATCTCGCAAAACGAACAATTTCTAATGAATACAGTCATTGATCAAATTACATTATTCAATGATGAGTCGATTGAAAATGGTGGCACACCTTATCCTGGACCAACGATGATCCAATGGTTAAAGCAAGAGGCGTCAGCGTTTTTAGCCAGTCATTCCGAGTTTACTGAACATTATTCAATTGAAGCATCACGATTAACCAAACCGGATGATTTTTCATCGCGTGGGATGATGGGTGTTTATGCAGCGTGGTTTTTTGAGTGGTTGACACGTCGTGTACGGCCAAATCAAACACTTAATTTCACTAAGCAAAGTGTGATTAATGTCGTTAAAATTGGCACAATGTTTCAATTAGAATTAGCTGATGGAGCTCAAATATTAGCTGATCATGTTGTCATGGCGCTTGGTCATTCTGATGATCATCTGACTGAAGAAGAAACGGCGTTTAAAGCATTTGCGGCACAACACCATTTGAAGTATGTTACACCTACTCATCCATCTGAAGCTGATTTGTCTGATTTTCATGAAAATGATACTGTAATTATGCGCGGTTTGGGATTGAGCTTTTTTGATTACGTTGCAGCATTATCTCTTGGAAAAGGCGGTAAGTTCACGCGAGATGGTACAGGAGAATTAGTTTATGAACCGTCAGGTCATGAACCACATGTGATAGCTGGTTCACGTGGTGGCTTTCCATTACATGCGCGAGGCGTGAACGAAAAACTATCAGGTGAACTTTATCAACCAGTATTCTTCACATTGTCGGCCTTAAACGCCTTGCGGTATGCAGGGAATGGGCACATTTCCTATAACAGTTTTGAAAACTTGATTGTCAAAGAATTAACATATAAATACTGGCTAAATCGGCTTGACTCAAAGGATACTCAGTTAACACACAAGCAAATTGAAGATTTTAAAAAAGCTTTATTAACAGGGAAGCATTTAAACGAGACAGCGAAACAATTTGGTTTGACGCATGTACCAGAATTTGATATTGAATTGATACGCAATCCGGCGCGTGATTTGCCTGAGAAGGTGGATTATGCAGCATGGTTCTTAGACTATTTATTAGCAGACATTAAGGATGCCAGATTAGGTAACAAGAACGCACCATATGCAGGTACATTTGATATTATGCGAGATATTCGTGATTTGGTACGTGATGTGATTGCACAGAATTATTTTTCAGCAGACGATTATGAAAAATTTATGACACGTTTTAAGCCGTTAGATATACTTGTGTCAGTTGGGCCGCCTTTAGAACGAGTAGAACAATTAAAAGCGCTCATTAAGGCCGGTATTTTTGAAGTGACTGCTGCAAATATTAAGGTGACAACAGTAGCCGGTAAATTTGAGGCACATGATATTCGGGGACAAAGGTTTCAGGGAAATGCACTGATTGAAGCGCGGTTAGGGTCAACAGATATGGCCATATCTAGAAACCCACTCGTTACGAATTTAAAGAATAGTGGCATGTTTGTGCAACCTTTGCGCACACGAGATGATGGATCAACTTACAAATTAGGGGCAATTAATGTCGATCCGAAAACTTTTGAAGTAATTGACGCATCCGGCGTGATTATTCCTCATTTATATGTCTACGGCATACCATTAGAGGGTTTGAAGTGGTTTGGAACAGTTATTCCAAGACCTGGAGTTAACACAGTTATTCTACGTGAAGGGGCTTGGATAGCAAAGCGCATTTTAGAACAAACATAG
- a CDS encoding HAD hydrolase family protein: MANIQLIATDLDGTFLSDDKSFDKALFRVVLDKLKNKNIQLAIATGVHQERINVLLADFLDEGMAYVTNNGARVTNADGQLIYERTMALPILLRVQQLLIDFPVKPSRGLVYSTDDTAYIPSEYAHITLQTHRRYFKKVIIFDDVSEIKAPILKVTMNWQNFDETQFYDVARQALGDSVHITETGTGAIDIVAAGVNKAIGLKMLADNLGISMANIAAFGDGENDLEMLMAVGQPFIMPDASITGPFNPVSADNNHAGVLKTILDMI; this comes from the coding sequence ATGGCAAACATTCAGCTTATTGCAACGGACTTAGATGGCACGTTTTTATCAGATGATAAATCCTTTGATAAAGCGCTATTTCGTGTTGTGTTAGATAAACTTAAAAATAAAAATATCCAGTTGGCTATTGCAACGGGTGTTCATCAAGAACGAATTAATGTATTGTTAGCAGATTTTTTAGATGAAGGCATGGCCTATGTGACTAATAATGGCGCACGGGTTACTAATGCTGATGGGCAATTGATTTATGAACGCACAATGGCTTTGCCAATATTACTGCGTGTACAACAACTATTAATTGATTTTCCTGTTAAACCCAGTCGTGGATTAGTTTATTCAACAGATGACACAGCATATATACCGAGTGAGTATGCTCATATAACGTTACAAACACACCGTCGATATTTTAAAAAAGTGATCATATTTGATGATGTATCAGAAATTAAAGCGCCAATTTTAAAAGTCACGATGAACTGGCAAAATTTTGATGAAACACAATTTTATGATGTTGCGCGGCAAGCTCTTGGTGATTCTGTTCACATTACAGAAACTGGTACAGGGGCAATTGACATTGTAGCAGCAGGTGTTAATAAAGCAATTGGATTAAAAATGTTAGCTGATAATTTAGGAATTAGCATGGCTAATATTGCGGCTTTTGGTGATGGTGAAAATGATTTAGAAATGTTAATGGCTGTGGGTCAGCCATTTATTATGCCAGATGCTAGTATTACTGGGCCATTTAATCCTGTCAGTGCTGATAATAATCATGCGGGTGTTTTAAAAACAATATTAGATATGATCTAA
- a CDS encoding alpha/beta hydrolase, which produces MLFKDKVDTFVPATIPAFANKLFLDVAYTSQPQLRLDIYLPAGKGPFPIILDIYGGGLLRGKKSSFKLNSSLRFLANGFAVISVDYCLNTQFKSQFPNQVSDIRSALEYLSINSAKYQLDMSHVTLIGESSGAQLAVLAAATFSAQYTLGRPSKATINHKFPKVNRVIAMYGPYQVDQFQTQFEALGIKPQFSETGTAQSFEGIMLHDHAPRCVPNLVTQSNPATYFTKNMPPLMLIAGKKDPVVPYLQSVQLAATYRTIVGNHIKTQWLPYGVHGPKDYNNDAIHIQKLTFINQN; this is translated from the coding sequence ATGTTATTCAAGGATAAGGTAGACACTTTTGTGCCTGCCACAATACCAGCGTTTGCAAATAAACTATTTCTTGATGTTGCCTACACTTCTCAACCACAATTACGCCTAGATATATACTTACCAGCAGGGAAAGGGCCTTTCCCAATTATTTTAGATATATACGGTGGTGGTTTGTTGCGCGGTAAAAAATCCTCCTTTAAGTTAAATTCAAGCCTACGCTTTTTAGCAAATGGTTTTGCTGTTATAAGTGTTGACTATTGCCTTAACACACAATTCAAGAGCCAATTCCCAAATCAAGTCAGTGATATTCGATCAGCTTTAGAGTATTTATCAATAAATTCAGCAAAATACCAGCTCGATATGTCTCATGTCACACTCATCGGGGAATCCAGTGGCGCGCAATTAGCAGTCTTAGCAGCAGCAACTTTTTCCGCACAATATACATTAGGTAGGCCCTCCAAAGCAACGATCAACCACAAATTTCCCAAAGTAAATCGTGTCATCGCTATGTATGGTCCATATCAAGTTGATCAATTCCAGACCCAGTTTGAAGCACTAGGTATCAAACCGCAATTTTCTGAAACAGGTACCGCACAATCGTTTGAAGGGATTATGTTACATGATCATGCACCAAGATGCGTTCCTAATTTAGTCACACAGTCTAACCCAGCAACTTATTTTACAAAAAATATGCCACCATTGATGCTTATTGCCGGAAAAAAAGATCCCGTAGTTCCTTATCTTCAAAGTGTACAACTGGCGGCAACTTATCGAACCATTGTTGGCAATCATATTAAAACACAGTGGTTGCCTTATGGTGTTCATGGACCAAAAGATTATAATAACGATGCGATACACATTCAAAAATTAACATTTATCAATCAAAATTAA